CTGTCATCGGCCGTCGGCGCAATAATTTCCATAAAATCGCGTTTACGAAGGCGCGACATCGTGGCAAACTTTACACTGATATCGCGGATTTTATTTCGATTTTTTGTCCAGAAATACTGCACCCGAATGTGATCATCCGGATAGATGAATTCTCCGGGATGCTCACTGTAATAACGCTCTATTTCCGACGTCGAAATGGTTACACTTTGTTCTAAATCGTTATCTATAAATTTTTGAACAAGGATTTCACGCCGCAACTTTTCCATTTGCGTTACGAAAGCTTGATCTTTGTCGATACCCGCTTTCAACGCCGCATGATAAAGCGCTTCCTGATCCACCCAGTCCTGAATTAACTTTTCACGTAGCGCCGGCGATAACTGTACTGACGAATGCAAGGCGACCATATCATGCTCTTTCAATTTCGCCTGATTGACGCGCGCAAGGTAATCCTTCTCGCCCGAACATGACGACATACCGGTCATCAATATAAACCCGAACCCAATCAGTATTTTATGTCGTATGAGATGACATCTCATTTTTGTGAAAAGCAATATCCTCACGGTTGATATGCACCATTCCAATTTATAGTTACAGGATAACGGCGTTTTAAATCGCTAATTAAGCCGTTCATTATTTTATTTCGTTCAGCCACCCAAAGTTTTGACTTAGTATCATCTCTTGCTTGTTCAAAGGATATGGGCAATTGATCGGGTTTAATTTCTTTTACCACGCCAATCGAATAACTACCGTCCTCATTGGGAACAATAGGCGTATTCTCATTTACATCTAATTTTAATAGTTTTCTGTGAAGAACCGTTAGCGGCCTGCCTTGTATTTGGCCGTCATTAGAAAAATGAACCCTTTCAGAAGGAATCGTAACTTTGCTGTTTATCTTTTCAGATACCGCTTCAAATCGAACGCCATTGTTTAATTCATCAATACACTGAAGAGCCGATTTATATGAAAGCGTTCTTAATTCAGAATATTGCAATGAACCGGATTTAACAAAGTCAAGCCGATGATCGGAATAAAATTGTTGAAGTTTCTGTTCGTCAATTTGTATAAGGCTATAGATATGAGCTTCCGTATTCATTTCTAAGCGGTCCAGCTTTATTCTCTTTAGAAGAAACTCATAACGTTGAGGATCTTTCATTGCAACTTGGTTAAGTGAGTCCACTAACAATAGTCGTACTGTTTCATTTTTAATACTCAATAGAAGGCCATTCATATTTTCCGGTCGCGAAAGCTCCATCTCCTTGATCAACGGCTTTAGATAGTCGCCCTTAAGAATCGGCCTGCTACCAATACTTGTAAGGACAATATCTTCTAAATCTTTTGTGCTTTTATTGGACCTAATTTGGTTTAAAATTGACGCTACGGACGAATCACGAAAGACCACATTCAATCTGCTAAACAATGTATCTGCAAAATCCTCTTTTATTTGATTCAAAAAGAACACGTCTTTTATTTGCAGCTTTTCAGACGCCTGTTTCCTCACCGCCGATAGCTTTTTTGGAGTCAATGTGACCTTATTGGAGTCTGGTAAATTAACTATCCTCATAATAGTGTATCCGTTAGGAATTTCAACCGGTCGCGAAATTTCATCCGAAGCCCCCGCGAACAAGGCCTTCTCTAGGGTTATTGGCAACAGATTATGTGGAATTCTTTCAGGTTTTGAAGCTTGCCTTGTTTTCCTTGTTTTGTATTCCGAATACGTATTCGCTATTTCTCCGAAATTCTGAGGACTAGTAATATAATACAAAGAGTCTATTAGCAGCCGTGCTTGGTTTTGTGTGCGATTGCTCGTGTTCTCTGCATCGCGCTGATTGTCGGAATAATAAATGTTTATGAATTGCAAAAAGACAGGACGATTTTGGTATTTATAGAATCTGTTCGCGTATGACACATTGATATAGTTCTTATATAGAAAGTCATTGAAGCAACGTTCTTCAAATTCGGCATGCAATTGTTTCTTGATTTCATCATACTTGGCAACACTATCTTGCCCTAACTCTTGCGTGTAAATAGCCATCAGTCGTTTCGTGATCATAGTATTCAGAGCTGAATGAATACTTTGGTAATCAGCGATAAAATCTCCGTTTTCGTTTAAAAAATCCAATTCCATCTCAAATTCTTTTGCCGTTATACTGTCAACGGTTCCTATTTTTGCGATGACATGGACATTATTATTGACCGGTGAAGTGCAGCCTGATACGAGGCATATCAACACAAACGGTAAAATCAAAACGGGAATGAAAATTTTTTTTGTGGCCATCATAATTTGAGCTTAGGTTTAATGATTAATCTGTTTCTTTTTATCCATGTTGGACCATAAAATACTGATAATCATGATCAGGAAAATGGTTCCAAAGAGAACAATCTTTGAAACATGCATATTAAAGTACTCGGCAAATAATTTGGCCCCGATCAGAAATACGATGATATAGGCACCGTCAACCAAGCGCGGATATTTTTTTATCACTTGCAAAAAAACACCCGCAACCATCCGCATCGTGATAATTCCGATGATACCGCCCGTAACGACAACCCACTGCTTGTTAGACAAGGCTACCGCAGCTAAAATCGAATCCACGGAAAAAACAATATCCGTCAACTCAACGGCAATCACCGTGCTCCAGAATGCCGACAAACCAAAAAATTGTTTGGCCTTAGGTGTGCGTTGCGTTTGATCTTCACCGTGCTTACGAAAGTGGTCCAAGGCGAGCCAGCACAAATAAATTCCTCCGATGATCTTCACCACCGGCATATTGATCAGATAGGATGCCAATAATACGGCGATGATACGAAATACAAACGCTCCGATAATACCATACCGCAACGCTTTCTTTTGTTCATCCGGCGGTAACGGCAACACCTGAACCGCTAAAACGATCGCATTATCGGCGCTGAGCAAACCTTCCAGTAAGACCAGCAGCCCGATGGTTACAAGATCTGAGTATTCAAAATGCACAATATATCCTCTATTAGTTTAACTATGGCAATTCGATTTTTTAAAGCCGAGGAATATATCGTTGTGAAATAGAACTATCAAGCGCAATTACGTTGCACCGTCCCGTGTCTTTTAGTATAATATTTCATGCGCTATATATTGATTGCTATATTATTTTTTCACACCGTTGTCGCTTTTTCAGCTCGTGCCCAAAACGCATCGCATCCTTCATCACTTATTGTAAAATTTCGACCGAAAAGTCAATTATCCAAAACAATCGAAGACCGCAAAGCATGGATACAGCGTATCCAAACCGGCACTAAAGAACCGATCCATATCGGCTCCGCTTCCAACAATAATCATACTTTTTTTGATGACACCTACATAATACAACTTGCACCGAACCTTACCTCCGATGAAATAAACTCTTGGATCGCCAACTTGTCCGCACAGTCTGATATTGAATACGTTACGATCAATCATCTTTTTCGATTGGACAATGTACGTATCAATGACCCGCTCGCCGACAGCCTTTATTGGATACAACGCACCGCTGCTAAAAAAGCCTGGGCTCTTACGCAAGGCCGCCCCGGTATCATTATTGGGATTATAGATTCCGGCATCGAATACGATCATCCCGACCTTACCGCTCAGATCTATCGTAATGCCGGTGAGATGGGAACCGACGCATGGGGAAACGACAAAAAATCCAACGGTATAGACGATGATAACAATGGATATGCCGACGACTGGCAAGGGTGGGATTTTGTTGACGCCCCTGCGCTCGCAGGCGACGGCGATGCCACGGATGAAGACAATGATCCTTCCGACGAAAACGGGCACGGCACTTCCGTAGCGGGCATAGCCGCCGCTACCGGCAATAATAAAACCGGCGTGATCGGTATGGCGTTCGGATGCCGTGTCATGAATCTGCGCGCCGGCGGGAAATCAGGTTTTCTCGAAGAAGACGATGTGGCGCGGGCTATCGTTTACGCAGCGGATAACGGCGCCCGAATTATCAACTGCAGTTTTGGCGACCGGGAATACGGACCTTTATTGCGTGATGCGATACGCTACGCGTGCGATCGCGATGTCGTGATCGTCGCTTCCGCCGGCAATTCGTCCAGCTCTGCACTGCATTATCCGTCATCATTTGATGATGTCATCGGTGTCAGCGCTACCGCCAAAGACGATTTTTTTGCCGGTTTCTCAAATTACGGTACGCGTATTGACGTGGCCGCACCGGGCGTAGATATTCTAACGACAGCAACGGACAGCGGGTATCGTTTTTTTTCAGGCACTTCGGCTTCGGCCCCCTTGGTATCGGGTTTGGCCGCGCTGATGCTGTCGCTGGATAGCACACTTTCCCGCAATGATGTACGTGCGACGTTACAGCAAAGCGCCGAAGATATCGGAGAAATCGGTTGGGAACCGTACTATGGGCATGGTCGTATCCATGCCCAACGCGCGCTGCTGTCTATCGGCGGTACAGGTGTCGCTATTCATTACCCCGCGCAAAATCAGGGCGTTCACGGAAATAACATCTCTATCCGCATTACTGCGGCCGGTCGTTTTATGGCGTCCGTCCGGCTGTTGATCGGTAGCGGCACTAACCCTTCTTCGTGGACGGAAGTCGCGTCGTCGGAAAATCATGCGTTTGTCAATGATGTGCTCACCGATTTGGATATAAGTGATTATTCACCCGGAACCTATTCGCTGCGACTCGAAGTGACTAACAAAGACGGCTCGTTAAACGAAACGGTGAATCGTTTTTTTATTGATCATACCGCGCCGGCGATCTCGGACTTCGTAGTGCGCCCTATGTTGTATGGCAAATATGCAGGGTATCATATTCAGTTCCAAACGGATGATTTGTGCGAAAGTTATGTACGATTACGCATCGCCGGTTCATCGGAATCGGGATTTCCTTTGCCCATCAAAACGCTTTCACAAAATCACAGTATTTTCATCAGCACATCCGACTTCAGAGGCCCGTATGAAGCCGCTATCGAAGTGATCAACGCGGCCGGAGATACCGCGTATTATGATAATAACGGAGGTTATTATCCGCTCAATCTCACGCAAACGGAATTGCCGGTTTCGGCATTTCAAATAGACACTTCTTTCAAAATGCCCGCCGCCTATTTGTATCCCCGTTCTACCGATATGGATAACGACGGAAAACCGGAATTGACGGTGAATACGTATAATAACGCCGGAGAATTTGCGTGGTTACGCACGTATGAATTTTCAGGAACGAGCGGCCATCCTGTTTCTTTAGTTCATGATTATATTTCCAACGGCGTACCCCGCGACATAGATGACAGCGCGTCCGGCGGTAAAATGCGATTACTCGCCGGTATGGGATCATCCACCGTCGTGTACGAAAGCGTGAACGCAACCGGCTTACCGATTTCACGAACGTATAAAGATTCCAACGATTTCTGGGGATCGCGGTTTGCCGACATGGACGGCGACGGTTTACCTGAATTGATCGGAAAAAAAGGAAGCACTTATCAAATACGAAAAAATACGGCTTCATCTTGGACAACCTGGCAAACGCTCACCAATCCGACCGACGGTGGTAATCTGGTCGGTGTTCCCGGTTCGGCCGTCGGCGATTTTGATCATGACGGCCATCAAGAAATTCTCCTCGGTGATTACGACGGAAATATTTTCATCTACGAATTAAACGGAAACTCGGCGGCGTTGATTTGGAGCGATTCGTTGTACGGTGTGGATGCCAATGCGTTCTTGGAGAGCGGTGATTTCGACGGGGACGGATTTCCGGAATTCGCCGTCGGCGTTCACTCGGAAGATCCTTCTTCCGAAAGCGAAGCCGTCAACAGTTATTGGTTATGGCGCATATACAAAACTACCGGAAATAACTCTTACACCATCGCATGGGAACAATATTTTTATGGGTATGCGCCGTTAGCACAATTTCCATCCGGCGCTTCGTCGCAGGATATCAATAACGATCAACGCCCGGATTTATTATTGTCTTTGTATCCGTATGCCTATATCCTGACTTACGATGCATCAAGTCAGCAGTATGTGTGGTATTGGCATAGCGATCATGTACTAAGCAATACTATCGCTGCGGCGGATGCAAATCATGACGGATTTTCCGAACTGTACATCGGTGATGGCACGGCTACACGCCGATTTGTTCTACAAGATCTGACCGCCTACGAATTGCCCTCCGCGTTGGCCATATTTCCATCCGATACCGATCGCATTCAAATACAATGGCAAATGCGCCCGGGTTTAGATTCGCTGCTCATTTTTCGAGGCACGCATGCAGATACGCTAGCACTTATCGCTACGATCGCGGCTAACGCCGAAGCATGGGCCGATTCAGCCGTTCAAAAAAACAAACCGTACTACTACAGAGTGCAAGCGCGCTACGGCAACGCTTCATCCGGTGTATCCGGTCTTTTTTTTGTGCGCCCCAATCCGAAACCATCGGTTGTGTCGGTCGAAATGTATAATGCCAATTTTATTCGAGCCCGATTTTCTGAACCGATCAACAACGAAAGCCTGAGTCAGAATTTTCGTTACCTGTTGGATGACCGATATTATCCGGCGAGCGCGATACCTGTCGAAGGCGGACAAGCCGTGATGCTTCACTTTACGCAAGTTGTATCCGGTTCGCACCGATTGTTTTTTTATTCGCAGCACGATACCGATGGCACGCCATCGGACACCGCCTCCCGTACGTTTTTGTATGACGGAGTTACACCACGCACACCTTTGTACGTCGTGCGGGCGACATACGAAGGCCGCAACCGCATTCGTTTGGTTTTTAATAAATCCGTGGACATCGCTACAGCGACACTCACCTCGGCGTATCGTATGAATTATGATTTTTCAATTGTCTCGGCGAGTATTGTTCCTTTGTCATCCAATACGGAAGTATTTCTGGACGTTGAAGGTAAAAAATATTTAGGCCCGATCGGTTTAGCTTTTACGATAGACGCACACGGCGTCAAGGACAGCGAAGGATATCCGATTGATTCTGTTTTTGGTTATCGTGCCGGATTATTATTCAGCGTTGAAAAATTAGGTGATCCGTTTGTGTATCCTAATCCCCATCGCGCCGATATAGATCCGCCTTATATCACCTTCGCAGGTATTCCCGATAAAACCGTGGTACGAATTTATTCTGTTGACGGACGATTTATAAAACAGATTGCCGAAAGCGGAAATGACGGCGGAGTGCGATGGGATTTAAAGGATACGAACGGCAAGAGAATTTCATCCGGCGTGTATATATATGAAGCGGTCGTGTCGGGAAAGAAAAAGTTAGGAAAGTTTGCTGTCGTACGATAGACGTTCTTCTTTTGATAATGCCCACCGCGCATACGGCGATATAAAAACATACACCGCGATTATCAGTAAAACACCATCTTCGGCTATTTTTTTCCAACCTATCACTTCATCCGGATCATTCACATCAAAGCATCCGCACGGTATAACCAGATCGCGTATGAGCGCTGAGGTGATAGCAAAAATAAATATACTCAAAAGTAGGATGGCCCATCCGGCGGCCGCGCGAGTCCAATATCCGACCATGAGTGCTATACCGATGAATAACTCCAGCCACGCTAGCCAGACGGCTGAAATCGGTGTCACCACGGCGGGTAAAATACGATAGCCGTCTATCGCGGCGGCAAAGGCGTATGGCGATGTGATTTTTTCTAAGGCACCATAACAAAATACGATGCCGAGAATTAAACGTAACGCGGTTTTTATATGACTTTTCCAAGCCATAATTATTTTTTTATTCAGGGTTAGTGCTGCGTTTTTTTTCTTCGATCGGATAACCGGCAGTACGCCATTCTTCCATACCGCCGGTAAAAACAAAAACATTGG
The sequence above is a segment of the bacterium genome. Coding sequences within it:
- a CDS encoding peptidylprolyl isomerase, giving the protein MMATKKIFIPVLILPFVLICLVSGCTSPVNNNVHVIAKIGTVDSITAKEFEMELDFLNENGDFIADYQSIHSALNTMITKRLMAIYTQELGQDSVAKYDEIKKQLHAEFEERCFNDFLYKNYINVSYANRFYKYQNRPVFLQFINIYYSDNQRDAENTSNRTQNQARLLIDSLYYITSPQNFGEIANTYSEYKTRKTRQASKPERIPHNLLPITLEKALFAGASDEISRPVEIPNGYTIMRIVNLPDSNKVTLTPKKLSAVRKQASEKLQIKDVFFLNQIKEDFADTLFSRLNVVFRDSSVASILNQIRSNKSTKDLEDIVLTSIGSRPILKGDYLKPLIKEMELSRPENMNGLLLSIKNETVRLLLVDSLNQVAMKDPQRYEFLLKRIKLDRLEMNTEAHIYSLIQIDEQKLQQFYSDHRLDFVKSGSLQYSELRTLSYKSALQCIDELNNGVRFEAVSEKINSKVTIPSERVHFSNDGQIQGRPLTVLHRKLLKLDVNENTPIVPNEDGSYSIGVVKEIKPDQLPISFEQARDDTKSKLWVAERNKIMNGLISDLKRRYPVTINWNGAYQP
- a CDS encoding S8 family serine peptidase, encoding MRYILIAILFFHTVVAFSARAQNASHPSSLIVKFRPKSQLSKTIEDRKAWIQRIQTGTKEPIHIGSASNNNHTFFDDTYIIQLAPNLTSDEINSWIANLSAQSDIEYVTINHLFRLDNVRINDPLADSLYWIQRTAAKKAWALTQGRPGIIIGIIDSGIEYDHPDLTAQIYRNAGEMGTDAWGNDKKSNGIDDDNNGYADDWQGWDFVDAPALAGDGDATDEDNDPSDENGHGTSVAGIAAATGNNKTGVIGMAFGCRVMNLRAGGKSGFLEEDDVARAIVYAADNGARIINCSFGDREYGPLLRDAIRYACDRDVVIVASAGNSSSSALHYPSSFDDVIGVSATAKDDFFAGFSNYGTRIDVAAPGVDILTTATDSGYRFFSGTSASAPLVSGLAALMLSLDSTLSRNDVRATLQQSAEDIGEIGWEPYYGHGRIHAQRALLSIGGTGVAIHYPAQNQGVHGNNISIRITAAGRFMASVRLLIGSGTNPSSWTEVASSENHAFVNDVLTDLDISDYSPGTYSLRLEVTNKDGSLNETVNRFFIDHTAPAISDFVVRPMLYGKYAGYHIQFQTDDLCESYVRLRIAGSSESGFPLPIKTLSQNHSIFISTSDFRGPYEAAIEVINAAGDTAYYDNNGGYYPLNLTQTELPVSAFQIDTSFKMPAAYLYPRSTDMDNDGKPELTVNTYNNAGEFAWLRTYEFSGTSGHPVSLVHDYISNGVPRDIDDSASGGKMRLLAGMGSSTVVYESVNATGLPISRTYKDSNDFWGSRFADMDGDGLPELIGKKGSTYQIRKNTASSWTTWQTLTNPTDGGNLVGVPGSAVGDFDHDGHQEILLGDYDGNIFIYELNGNSAALIWSDSLYGVDANAFLESGDFDGDGFPEFAVGVHSEDPSSESEAVNSYWLWRIYKTTGNNSYTIAWEQYFYGYAPLAQFPSGASSQDINNDQRPDLLLSLYPYAYILTYDASSQQYVWYWHSDHVLSNTIAAADANHDGFSELYIGDGTATRRFVLQDLTAYELPSALAIFPSDTDRIQIQWQMRPGLDSLLIFRGTHADTLALIATIAANAEAWADSAVQKNKPYYYRVQARYGNASSGVSGLFFVRPNPKPSVVSVEMYNANFIRARFSEPINNESLSQNFRYLLDDRYYPASAIPVEGGQAVMLHFTQVVSGSHRLFFYSQHDTDGTPSDTASRTFLYDGVTPRTPLYVVRATYEGRNRIRLVFNKSVDIATATLTSAYRMNYDFSIVSASIVPLSSNTEVFLDVEGKKYLGPIGLAFTIDAHGVKDSEGYPIDSVFGYRAGLLFSVEKLGDPFVYPNPHRADIDPPYITFAGIPDKTVVRIYSVDGRFIKQIAESGNDGGVRWDLKDTNGKRISSGVYIYEAVVSGKKKLGKFAVVR
- a CDS encoding DoxX family membrane protein, with product MAWKSHIKTALRLILGIVFCYGALEKITSPYAFAAAIDGYRILPAVVTPISAVWLAWLELFIGIALMVGYWTRAAAGWAILLLSIFIFAITSALIRDLVIPCGCFDVNDPDEVIGWKKIAEDGVLLIIAVYVFISPYARWALSKEERLSYDSKLS